In the Hordeum vulgare subsp. vulgare chromosome 7H, MorexV3_pseudomolecules_assembly, whole genome shotgun sequence genome, one interval contains:
- the LOC123412313 gene encoding ACT domain-containing protein ACR4-like: MMARGSRSNEIVDEFQKLVINMNPPRVTVDNTSDMTATLVKVDSANKYGTLLEVVQVLTDLKLAINRAYISSDGEWFMDVFHVVDEEGNKLYDGQVIDRIEQSLGAGSLSFRGTDRCVGVEAEAEAAQTVIELIGRDRPGLLSEVFAVLTNLKCNIAASEVWTHDGRMAALMYVTDAETGGSIEEPERLDTVKRLLRHVLRGSSRDKKAARAAISARAAAPHAQRRLHQMMHADRGVHRADGDDAVADDRSLPVVVVEDCAERGYTLVNVRCRDRPKLLFDTVCTLTDMQYLVFHGTVIAEGSEAYQEYYIRHLDDGAAASDEDREQLRRCLEAAIQRRNTEGLGLELCCEDRVGLLSDVTRIFREHGLSVTHAEVATRGERAANVFYVVTASGMPVQAQAVEAVRAEIGDEILLVKEDAAAPKSPLGRDGGGRSLGNMIRSRSEKFLYNLGLIRSCS, translated from the exons ATGATGGCCCGTGGGTCTCGGAGCAACGAGATAGTGGACGAGTTCCAGAAGCTGGTCATCAACATGAACCCTCCAAG GGTCACCGTGGATAATACCTCCGACATGACTGCAACCTTGGTCAAG GTTGACAGTGCAAACAAGTATGGGACCTTGCTAGAGGTTGTCCAGGTGCTGACCGATCTGAAGCTGGCCATAAACCGGGCCTACATTTCCTCTGATGGGGAGTGGTTCATGGATG TGTTCCATGTCGTGGATGAGGAAGGGAATAAGCTTTATGACGGCCAAGTCATCGACAGAATTGAGCAG TCTCTGGGAGCCGGGTCGCTGAGTTTCCGCGGCACAGACCGGTGCGTCGGCGTCGAGGCGGAGGCAGAGGCGGCGCAGACGGTGATCGAGCTGATCGGGCGGGACCGGCCGGGCCTCCTGTCGGAGGTCTTCGCGGTGCTCACCAACCTCAAGTGCAACATCGCGGCGTCCGAGGTGTGGACGCACGACGGCCGCATGGCGGCGCTCATGTATGTGACGGACGCCGAGACCGGCGGCAGCATCGAGGAGCCCGAGCGGCTGGACACGGTAAAGCGGCTGCTCCGTCACGTGCTGCGCGGCAGCAGCCGGGACAAGAAGGCCGCCCGGGCCGCCATCTCGGCGCGGGCCGCGGCGCCGCACGCCCAGCGGCGCCTGCACCAGATGATGCACGCCGACCGGGGCGTCCACCGCGCCGACGGCGACGACGCGGTGGCAGACGACCGAAGcctgccggtggtggtggtggaggactgCGCCGAGAGGGGGTACACGCTGGTGAACGTGCGGTGCCGCGACCGGCCGAAGCTGCTATTCGACACGGTGTGCACCCTCACCGACATGCAGTACCTCGTCTTCCACGGCACCGTCATCGCCGAGGGCTCCGAGGCCTACCAG GAGTATTACATCAGGCACCTCGACGACGGCGCCGCCGCCTCCGACGAAGACCGGGAGCAGCTCCGCCGCTGCCTTGAGGCCGCCATCCAACGCCGTAACACAGAG GGACTTGGGCTGGAGCTGTGCTGCGAGGACAGGGTCGGGCTGCTGTCGGACGTGACGCGTATATTCCGGGAGCACGGGCTGTCGGTCACGCACGCCGAGGTGGCGACGCGGGGGGAGCGGGCGGCCAACGTCTTCTACGTGGTGACCGCGTCGGGGATGCCCGTGCAGGCGCAGGCCGTGGAGGCCGTCCGGGCGGAGATCGGCGACGAGATCCTCTTGGTCAAGGAGGACGCCGCCGCGCCCAAGTCGCCCCTGGGACGCGACGGCGGCGGTCGGTCGCTCGGAAACATGATCAGGTCCCGCTCCGAGAAGTTCCTCTACAACCTCGGGCTCATCAGGTCATGCTCCTAG